A genomic window from Sulfurospirillum multivorans DSM 12446 includes:
- a CDS encoding type II secretion system protein, which translates to MKKAFTMIELIFVMVILGILTAIAIPRFVGVREDAVISKGKAEVASIRGGIALLRSQRLLEGNTTLPSKLDKAGNDTPGASLFSAGDYGNVLSSPLYAKEDNKDNGWTKTSDTSYKFYISGTAITFTYSDTAGTFDCNASDTTTGTNCKLLTR; encoded by the coding sequence GTGAAAAAAGCTTTTACGATGATAGAACTTATTTTTGTAATGGTTATTTTAGGAATCCTTACTGCAATTGCTATTCCAAGATTTGTTGGTGTACGTGAAGATGCTGTTATCTCCAAAGGCAAAGCTGAAGTTGCTTCAATTCGTGGCGGTATTGCACTTTTAAGATCACAACGATTGTTAGAAGGCAATACAACGCTTCCTTCAAAATTAGATAAAGCAGGTAATGATACCCCCGGCGCATCTCTTTTTAGTGCGGGTGACTATGGTAATGTTCTCTCTTCTCCCCTTTATGCTAAAGAAGACAATAAAGACAATGGCTGGACAAAGACAAGTGATACAAGCTATAAGTTTTATATCAGTGGCACAGCTATTACCTTTACTTATAGTGACACGGCAGGTACATTTGATTGTAATGCAAGTGATACTACAACGGGTACCAATTGTAAGCTTTTAACGCGATAG
- a CDS encoding type II secretion system protein, with protein sequence MKKGFTMIELIFVIVILGILAAVALPRLTGTVTDAKVGTAEAFIGTLNRTVAPSMWSRSMRDSNGSINGSTAGAANTFNLSDYTEIPKGFVMDLTKCKNTGDGNGTSAGTYGSPALPVEETIYCRDGNSTSAPMFGFTEDLNVSAQNN encoded by the coding sequence ATGAAAAAAGGTTTCACGATGATCGAATTGATCTTCGTCATTGTTATTTTAGGTATTTTAGCGGCAGTGGCTTTGCCAAGATTGACAGGTACGGTCACAGATGCAAAAGTTGGTACAGCTGAAGCATTTATCGGTACACTTAATAGAACCGTTGCTCCATCTATGTGGTCACGTTCTATGAGAGATAGCAATGGATCAATTAACGGTAGTACTGCAGGCGCTGCAAATACCTTTAATCTTTCTGACTATACAGAGATTCCAAAAGGCTTTGTTATGGATCTGACGAAATGTAAAAACACAGGTGATGGTAACGGAACAAGTGCAGGTACTTATGGTTCTCCAGCACTACCAGTTGAAGAAACAATTTATTGTCGTGATGGAAACTCGACTTCTGCTCCAATGTTTGGATTTACTGAAGACTTAAATGTCTCTGCACAAAATAACTAA
- the uvrB gene encoding excinuclease ABC subunit UvrB: protein MSEFYLESPYQPSGDQPQAIDKLVASIKKGSRYQTLIGVTGSGKTYTMAQIIQKLKMPTLIMTHNKTLAAQLYSEFKGFFPKNHVEYFISYYDYYQPEAYIPRSDLFIEKDSSINEELERLRLSATASLLSFDDVICVASVSANYGLGDPSEYKEMVQVIEKGESINQKKLLLRLVDMGYKRNDTFFDRGCFRVSGDVIDIYPAYNEEEAIRVEFFGDEVESINYFEVFLNKKMQNLNKIVIYAANQFIVGHERLQKAIKSIEQELGERLEYFKKEDKLVEYQRLKQRVEFDLEMLGSTGACKGVENYARYLTGIEPGATPYSLFDYYESMNKEYLVIVDESHVSLPQFRGMFAGDRSRKEVLVEYGFRLPSALDNRPLMFDEFINKAPRYLFVSATPKELELGLSGDNTAEQVIRPTGLLDPEVEILSSKNQVETLFDKIKEVTAKDEKVLVTVLTKKMAEELTRYYADLGIKIKYMHSDIDAIERNQIIRSLRIGEFDVLVGINLLREGLDLPEVSLVAILDADKEGFLRSETSLIQTMGRAARNLNGRVILFAEKITDSMQKAIETTLRRRAIQETYNTEHNITPTSTTRRMDENLKLEEHADIYNTFDKKDKIPPSEKKKIITELTKAMHEAAKILEFEKAAKLRDQIEKLKKM from the coding sequence ATGAGTGAATTTTATTTAGAAAGTCCCTATCAGCCTTCGGGCGATCAACCTCAAGCCATCGATAAACTCGTAGCTTCCATTAAAAAAGGGAGTCGTTACCAAACGTTGATTGGTGTGACGGGCAGTGGAAAAACCTACACCATGGCGCAAATCATCCAAAAACTTAAGATGCCCACCCTCATCATGACGCACAACAAAACCCTTGCAGCGCAACTTTACAGTGAATTTAAAGGCTTTTTTCCTAAAAATCATGTGGAGTATTTTATCAGTTATTACGACTACTATCAGCCTGAAGCGTACATACCACGCAGTGATCTTTTCATCGAAAAAGACAGCTCTATCAACGAAGAGTTAGAGCGTTTGAGGCTAAGCGCTACGGCTTCACTGCTCTCTTTTGATGATGTCATCTGTGTCGCTTCTGTTTCAGCAAACTATGGTTTGGGCGATCCAAGCGAATATAAAGAGATGGTGCAAGTCATTGAAAAAGGTGAAAGCATCAACCAAAAAAAGCTTCTTTTGCGCCTTGTCGATATGGGTTATAAACGCAATGACACTTTTTTTGACCGTGGCTGTTTTAGAGTCAGTGGCGATGTCATCGACATTTACCCCGCGTACAATGAAGAAGAGGCGATTCGTGTAGAGTTTTTTGGCGATGAAGTGGAGAGCATCAACTACTTTGAAGTCTTCCTCAATAAAAAAATGCAAAACCTTAACAAAATCGTCATCTATGCTGCCAATCAGTTTATCGTCGGACACGAAAGGCTTCAAAAAGCGATCAAATCCATCGAGCAAGAGCTGGGTGAACGGCTTGAATACTTTAAAAAAGAGGACAAATTGGTCGAGTACCAACGCCTCAAACAACGTGTTGAGTTTGACCTTGAGATGTTAGGCTCCACAGGAGCGTGTAAAGGCGTTGAAAACTATGCGCGTTACCTCACAGGCATAGAACCGGGTGCTACGCCCTACTCACTGTTTGACTACTATGAGTCGATGAATAAAGAGTACCTTGTTATCGTTGATGAATCGCACGTCAGCCTTCCCCAATTTCGCGGTATGTTTGCAGGCGATCGCAGTCGTAAAGAAGTGTTGGTTGAGTACGGCTTTCGTCTCCCCAGTGCTCTGGATAACCGCCCTTTGATGTTTGATGAGTTTATCAACAAAGCGCCACGTTACCTTTTTGTCAGTGCCACACCTAAAGAGTTGGAACTAGGACTCAGTGGTGATAATACCGCCGAACAGGTCATTCGACCAACGGGACTGCTTGATCCTGAGGTGGAAATTTTGAGCAGTAAAAACCAAGTCGAAACTCTTTTTGACAAGATCAAAGAGGTGACAGCCAAAGATGAAAAAGTGCTGGTCACCGTGCTCACCAAAAAGATGGCAGAGGAGCTGACACGCTACTACGCCGATCTGGGCATTAAGATCAAGTACATGCACTCCGACATCGACGCGATTGAGCGCAATCAGATCATTCGATCTTTACGTATCGGTGAATTTGATGTACTGGTGGGTATTAACCTCCTTCGTGAGGGGCTGGATCTCCCTGAAGTTTCGCTTGTTGCCATTTTGGATGCGGACAAAGAGGGCTTTTTGCGCTCCGAAACCAGTCTGATTCAAACCATGGGACGTGCAGCTCGTAATCTCAATGGTAGAGTTATTTTATTCGCAGAAAAAATTACAGATTCCATGCAAAAAGCGATTGAAACGACGCTAAGACGCCGTGCCATTCAAGAGACGTATAACACGGAGCACAACATCACGCCCACGAGCACCACGCGAAGAATGGATGAAAATCTGAAACTCGAAGAACACGCCGACATCTACAACACGTTTGATAAAAAAGATAAGATTCCACCGAGTGAAAAGAAGAAGATTATCACTGAACTGACCAAAGCGATGCATGAAGCGGCGAAGATTTTGGAGTTTGAAAAAGCGGCAAAACTACGCGATCAAATCGAAAAATTGAAAAAGATGTAA